In one window of Mytilus galloprovincialis chromosome 6, xbMytGall1.hap1.1, whole genome shotgun sequence DNA:
- the LOC143079280 gene encoding uncharacterized protein LOC143079280 isoform X1, whose product MATTKKPIDSRQNDVVLKLRVKELEDEVAGLKKRLDELRKAKNTTITKREQKVLEVGLPFGRRDSKTTDAKKPDNTAKNKELEEKNREIDELKRKFAEEMEQMKKDLVEEYACDHDIEIEALRKNIAELQGDNAALVVENDDLNERVNSLVYDLSIKEATWCDNEEKMKIEMQKTWGEKYAEWMQRTEQKLEELQQANTLLRGYLKNKKPNAPDPTGQDKS is encoded by the exons ATGGCCACAACCAAGAAACCTATAGACAGTAGACAGAATGATGTTGTTCTAAAACTACGAGTCAAAGAG CTTGAAGATGAGGTAGCAGGTTTGAAGAAGAGGCTTGACGAATTACGAAAGGCAAAGAATACAACCATCACAAAACGAGAACAAAAAGTTTTAGAAGTTGGATTACCATTTGGAAGAAG AGATAGTAAAACAACTGATGCAAAGAAACCTGATAACACAGCCAAAAATAAAGAACTTGAAGAGAAAAATAGAGAGATTGATGAACTGAAGAGAAAATTTGCAGAAGAAATGGAACAAATGAAGAAAGATTTAGTTGAG GAATATGCATGTGACCATGATATAGAAATAGAAGCTCTCAGGAAAAACATTGCAGAATTACAGGGAGATAATGCAGCATTAGTGGTAGAGAATGATGACCTCAATgaaagagttaactcccttgtcTATGATCTCAGTATAAAGGAGGCTACATGGTGTGATAATGAAGAGAAAATGAAGATTGAG ATGCAAAAAACTTGGGGTGAAAAATATGCTGAGTGGATGCAGAGAACAGAACAAAAACTTGAAGAACTTCAACAAGCTAACACTTTATT GAGAGgatatttaaagaataaaaagccAAATGCACCAGATCCAACAGGGCAAGACAAATCATGA
- the LOC143079280 gene encoding uncharacterized protein LOC143079280 isoform X2, which produces MATTKKPIDSRQNDVVLKLRVKELEDEVAGLKKRLDELRKAKNTTITKREQKVLEVGLPFGRRDSKTTDAKKPDNTAKNKELEEKNREIDELKRKFAEEMEQMKKDLVEEYACDHDIEIEALRKNIAELQGDNAALVVENDDLNERVNSLVYDLSIKEATWCDNEEKMKIEMQKTWGEKYAEWMQRTEQKLEELQQANTLLRGYLRNRDDIPHLPGEDI; this is translated from the exons ATGGCCACAACCAAGAAACCTATAGACAGTAGACAGAATGATGTTGTTCTAAAACTACGAGTCAAAGAG CTTGAAGATGAGGTAGCAGGTTTGAAGAAGAGGCTTGACGAATTACGAAAGGCAAAGAATACAACCATCACAAAACGAGAACAAAAAGTTTTAGAAGTTGGATTACCATTTGGAAGAAG AGATAGTAAAACAACTGATGCAAAGAAACCTGATAACACAGCCAAAAATAAAGAACTTGAAGAGAAAAATAGAGAGATTGATGAACTGAAGAGAAAATTTGCAGAAGAAATGGAACAAATGAAGAAAGATTTAGTTGAG GAATATGCATGTGACCATGATATAGAAATAGAAGCTCTCAGGAAAAACATTGCAGAATTACAGGGAGATAATGCAGCATTAGTGGTAGAGAATGATGACCTCAATgaaagagttaactcccttgtcTATGATCTCAGTATAAAGGAGGCTACATGGTGTGATAATGAAGAGAAAATGAAGATTGAG ATGCAAAAAACTTGGGGTGAAAAATATGCTGAGTGGATGCAGAGAACAGAACAAAAACTTGAAGAACTTCAACAAGCTAACACTTTATT ACGAGGATACCTTAGAAATAGAGATGATATACCTCATTTACCTG GAGAGgatatttaa